Proteins from a genomic interval of Halomonas alkaliantarctica:
- a CDS encoding GNAT family N-acetyltransferase, protein MTILAFSPMTDDDFAVFWPTFQAIVSAQETYAFDPDISFEAARQLWCKAPNASMVTKDENGQVLGAYYLKANAAGPGDHICNCGYMVSPAARGKGVARAMCEHSQQQARELGFLAMQYNAVVATNEVAVALWQKLGFSIVGTVPNAYRHARLGFVDTYVMYKAL, encoded by the coding sequence ATGACCATACTCGCTTTCTCTCCGATGACGGATGACGATTTTGCTGTCTTTTGGCCCACCTTCCAAGCCATTGTCTCAGCACAAGAGACCTATGCGTTTGACCCCGATATCAGCTTTGAAGCTGCCCGCCAGCTATGGTGTAAAGCGCCTAACGCCAGCATGGTTACTAAAGATGAAAATGGTCAGGTGCTGGGCGCTTACTACCTGAAAGCCAATGCGGCAGGCCCTGGAGACCATATATGTAACTGTGGTTATATGGTGAGCCCTGCCGCACGAGGTAAAGGCGTAGCGCGTGCCATGTGCGAGCACTCCCAACAGCAAGCACGTGAACTTGGGTTCTTAGCCATGCAGTACAACGCCGTGGTGGCCACCAATGAAGTGGCCGTCGCGTTATGGCAGAAGCTGGGATTTAGCATTGTGGGAACCGTTCCTAACGCTTACCGTCATGCGCGCCTGGGTTTTGTCGATACTTATGTGATGTATAAAGCACTTTAA
- a CDS encoding LLM class flavin-dependent oxidoreductase, with translation MSQLASTALSVLDLAPIRQGGSAAETFNDSVALAQLTERLGYTRYWLAEHHNIAGIASAATAVLIGHIAGQTSTIRVGSGGIMLPNHPPLVIAEQFGTLETLYPGRIDLGLGRAPGSDGATMQAMRRNAHAGVDDFPQLLNELRSYLAEAEPQQRVKAVPGQGTHVPIWLLGSSGYSAQLAAKLGLPFAFAAQFAPGYLFEALRLYRDNFRPSEHLDKPHAMVGLPVMAAESDAMAHYLATTAQQKFLNLIRGKPTQSQPPVEQLDWSPMEQAQVSQFLGAAIIGGPETVKAELEEFQARTGADELMINSDFYNHADRLRSYEIVAEVAR, from the coding sequence ATGAGCCAACTCGCTTCCACGGCACTTTCCGTTCTCGACCTGGCGCCTATTCGCCAGGGCGGCAGTGCCGCAGAGACCTTTAATGATAGCGTCGCGCTGGCGCAATTAACCGAGCGTCTCGGCTATACCCGCTACTGGCTAGCCGAGCACCATAACATTGCGGGCATTGCCAGCGCGGCAACCGCTGTTCTAATTGGCCACATCGCCGGGCAGACCTCTACCATCCGCGTGGGAAGCGGTGGGATTATGTTACCTAACCATCCACCGCTGGTGATTGCCGAACAGTTCGGCACCCTGGAAACGCTTTACCCTGGCCGCATTGACCTCGGCCTAGGCCGCGCACCAGGCTCAGATGGCGCCACCATGCAGGCAATGCGTCGCAACGCCCATGCAGGGGTCGATGATTTTCCGCAACTACTTAACGAGCTGCGCAGCTACTTAGCCGAGGCAGAGCCTCAGCAGCGTGTCAAAGCGGTTCCGGGCCAAGGCACCCATGTGCCTATCTGGTTGCTGGGTTCCAGCGGCTACAGCGCTCAGCTGGCGGCAAAACTTGGCTTGCCGTTTGCGTTTGCCGCGCAGTTTGCACCGGGCTATTTATTCGAGGCCCTGCGCTTATATCGTGACAATTTCCGCCCCTCGGAACACCTTGATAAGCCCCACGCCATGGTTGGATTACCCGTGATGGCCGCAGAGAGCGATGCGATGGCCCACTACCTGGCCACGACAGCGCAGCAGAAGTTTTTAAACCTTATTCGCGGCAAGCCGACTCAGTCACAACCGCCGGTTGAGCAGCTCGATTGGTCGCCGATGGAACAGGCCCAAGTCAGCCAATTTTTAGGCGCGGCGATTATTGGCGGACCAGAGACGGTAAAAGCGGAGCTTGAAGAGTTCCAAGCACGCACTGGCGCCGATGAGCTTATGATTAATAGCGATTTTTATAATCATGCAGACCGGCTACGCAGCTACGAAATTGTGGCAGAGGTCGCCCGATAA
- a CDS encoding SDR family oxidoreductase: protein MQTGVLLITGASSGIGAATARAAAREGYKLVLAARSNDKLTALAHELGPENVLTCELDVTDMEQQKAMVEQALETFGRLDGVFANAGRGGSPGGFSEADHDAWREMILTNIYGVGLTIQACLPALKRSKGHVLLTGSAAGRTTIPGSMYSATKWAVTGIGYNLREELRGTGMRVTLIEPGMVDTPFFDEPPTHALEDRDIANAVIYALAQPAHVDVNEILIRPTPPLE, encoded by the coding sequence ATGCAAACCGGCGTGCTATTAATTACCGGCGCATCTAGCGGCATCGGTGCAGCCACTGCCCGAGCAGCAGCACGCGAAGGCTATAAGTTAGTACTCGCTGCACGTTCTAACGACAAGCTCACCGCACTGGCGCACGAGTTGGGACCTGAAAACGTGCTGACCTGCGAGCTGGACGTGACCGATATGGAGCAGCAGAAAGCCATGGTTGAGCAGGCGCTGGAAACCTTCGGCCGCTTGGATGGCGTCTTTGCCAATGCTGGTCGTGGCGGCTCCCCCGGCGGCTTTAGCGAGGCTGACCATGACGCATGGCGTGAGATGATCCTGACCAATATCTATGGCGTGGGCCTCACCATTCAGGCCTGCTTGCCCGCCCTTAAACGAAGCAAAGGCCATGTGCTGTTAACCGGCTCAGCAGCGGGCCGTACGACGATCCCTGGGTCAATGTATAGCGCGACCAAGTGGGCGGTCACAGGGATTGGCTACAACCTACGTGAAGAGTTACGCGGCACCGGCATGCGTGTGACGCTAATTGAACCTGGAATGGTCGACACACCCTTTTTTGATGAACCGCCAACGCATGCCTTAGAAGACCGCGATATTGCCAATGCGGTGATTTATGCGCTTGCGCAGCCTGCCCACGTAGATGTGAATGAAATTCTTATTCGCCCCACTCCGCCACTTGAGTAA
- a CDS encoding nitrate regulatory protein yields the protein MSSAQQLLLTAIRCDIDNLTHLATTADIVGDISRFIHMLQRERGASTIYLVSQGQRFKTRRDTYRQHSQQAEILMRHRLEALSEEARPQAAARLLRRIAAVWYALDELGELREAIDTFAITPDAATQAFNQLTSGLLAIVFEAADTSIDPDITRTLVAIFHLMQGKELAGQERACGAFGFTHGHFDEPHRALLNQLMTDQQRCFDTFVEFATPEAQQAWQKELSPRTLSGICHLRDIACQRSSATQSPQKETPDTLGETWYELTTLRIDSMKRVEDALISQLCVLCHRKIAQAEDALEKTKAEPCRPAPAPCEQLLALNGAQPLGDLTANALTSPLGRSLIELTQAQASRLQGLSDELENTRKALRERKLIERAKGLIMAHQEMSEEEAYRFLRKTSMDQSKSMADMAQAILDLSAMLKRKDDIKT from the coding sequence ATGTCTTCAGCGCAGCAACTGCTCTTAACCGCCATCCGTTGCGATATCGACAACCTTACCCACCTTGCGACCACCGCCGATATTGTTGGCGACATTAGCCGCTTTATTCATATGCTCCAGCGTGAACGAGGCGCCTCGACGATTTACCTGGTTTCCCAGGGACAGCGCTTCAAAACACGCCGCGACACCTACCGGCAGCACAGCCAACAGGCTGAAATATTAATGCGCCATCGGCTGGAAGCACTCAGCGAAGAGGCCCGCCCTCAAGCCGCTGCGCGTTTACTGCGCCGGATCGCCGCCGTTTGGTATGCGCTTGACGAACTTGGCGAACTTCGCGAAGCCATTGATACCTTCGCCATCACGCCCGATGCCGCGACCCAGGCATTTAACCAGTTGACCAGTGGCCTTCTGGCCATTGTGTTTGAGGCCGCCGACACCTCTATTGACCCCGATATTACCCGCACGTTAGTGGCGATTTTTCACTTGATGCAGGGCAAAGAGCTGGCTGGCCAGGAACGCGCCTGTGGCGCCTTTGGTTTTACCCATGGCCACTTCGATGAGCCCCACCGCGCCCTGCTCAACCAGCTAATGACGGATCAACAGCGCTGCTTCGACACCTTTGTAGAGTTTGCGACACCCGAAGCGCAGCAGGCATGGCAAAAGGAGCTTTCACCACGCACGCTGTCGGGTATTTGCCACCTGCGCGATATCGCCTGCCAGCGCTCGTCGGCAACGCAGTCACCGCAAAAAGAGACACCGGATACGCTGGGTGAAACCTGGTACGAACTGACCACCCTGCGTATCGACTCAATGAAAAGGGTTGAAGATGCGCTGATCTCACAGCTGTGCGTGCTTTGCCACCGCAAAATCGCCCAGGCAGAGGACGCTTTAGAAAAAACCAAGGCGGAGCCCTGTCGCCCTGCGCCCGCCCCTTGCGAACAGCTTCTGGCCTTGAACGGTGCGCAACCATTAGGTGACCTGACGGCCAACGCCCTCACCTCGCCATTAGGCCGCTCGCTGATTGAACTCACTCAAGCCCAGGCCAGCCGCTTACAGGGGCTTAGCGATGAACTCGAAAATACCCGCAAAGCGCTACGTGAACGAAAACTGATCGAACGCGCCAAGGGCTTGATCATGGCTCACCAGGAGATGAGTGAAGAAGAGGCCTACCGCTTTCTGCGCAAAACCTCGATGGATCAAAGCAAAAGTATGGCGGATATGGCCCAAGCTATTCTCGATCTCTCCGCGATGTTAAAGCGTAAAGATGATATTAAAACGTAA
- a CDS encoding NarK family nitrate/nitrite MFS transporter → MDIRNKANRIRLFNFSTPQMRAFHFSWFAFHICFFGWFGIAPLMAIVREDLSLTQTQIGNTIIASVAITVIVRLAIGVLCDRIGPRKTYTGLLLLGAIPVMGIGLADSFETFLLARLAIGAIGASFVITQYHTSMMFAPNVVGTANATSAGWGNLGGGTTQILMPLIFSGMLMLGVNEAFGWRLAMMVPGVVMFFTGIGYWFFTQDAPNGNFSDLRARGELPEASGENGAAQSFLAAAKDIRVWALFVVYGLCFGVELTINNIAAIYFFDKFDLTLAMAGLIAGLFGLMNIFARTLGGVFSDLFAKQGGLKGRVRWLFIALVCEGIALVAFSQMHVLSLAIGIMLVFSLFVQMAEGATYGVVPFINKKALGAVAGIVGAGGNVGAVGAAFLFRSESLTYQQGLFYLGLTVLVLASCVLLVRFSDATEAEEAKAYSDAVGDDVGAGALSLR, encoded by the coding sequence ATGGACATACGCAACAAAGCCAACCGTATACGGTTATTTAACTTCTCGACCCCACAGATGCGCGCTTTCCACTTTTCATGGTTCGCGTTTCATATCTGCTTTTTCGGCTGGTTCGGCATCGCCCCTCTTATGGCGATTGTTCGTGAAGACCTCTCCCTGACGCAAACACAAATCGGCAACACGATTATCGCATCAGTAGCGATCACGGTGATTGTGCGTCTTGCGATTGGCGTATTGTGCGATCGTATCGGTCCGCGTAAAACCTATACCGGGCTACTGTTGCTGGGCGCTATACCGGTGATGGGCATTGGCTTGGCCGATAGCTTTGAAACCTTTCTATTGGCGCGCTTAGCCATTGGAGCCATTGGCGCCTCCTTCGTTATTACCCAGTACCATACATCTATGATGTTCGCCCCCAATGTGGTCGGCACCGCCAATGCTACTAGCGCAGGCTGGGGCAACTTGGGCGGCGGTACGACGCAAATTCTAATGCCGCTGATCTTCTCGGGCATGCTGATGTTGGGCGTTAACGAGGCCTTCGGCTGGCGCTTAGCGATGATGGTGCCTGGCGTAGTGATGTTCTTTACCGGTATTGGCTACTGGTTCTTCACCCAGGATGCACCCAACGGCAATTTCAGCGATCTGCGCGCACGCGGCGAACTGCCTGAAGCGTCAGGCGAAAATGGTGCGGCACAAAGCTTTCTAGCCGCCGCCAAGGATATTCGTGTTTGGGCGCTATTTGTTGTTTACGGCCTTTGCTTTGGCGTAGAACTAACGATCAACAATATTGCCGCTATCTACTTCTTCGATAAGTTTGATCTTACCCTGGCTATGGCGGGTCTGATTGCGGGTCTCTTTGGCTTGATGAATATTTTTGCGCGTACCCTGGGGGGTGTTTTCTCGGATCTTTTCGCCAAGCAAGGGGGCTTGAAAGGACGCGTTCGCTGGCTGTTTATTGCCTTGGTTTGCGAAGGCATTGCGCTGGTGGCGTTCTCGCAGATGCACGTATTGAGCCTCGCGATTGGCATCATGCTCGTGTTCAGCCTGTTTGTACAAATGGCGGAAGGTGCTACCTACGGTGTTGTCCCGTTTATCAACAAAAAGGCGCTAGGTGCCGTCGCGGGCATTGTCGGCGCTGGCGGTAACGTGGGGGCGGTAGGCGCAGCGTTTTTGTTCCGCAGCGAAAGCCTGACCTATCAGCAAGGCCTGTTCTATTTAGGCCTTACCGTGCTAGTTCTAGCCTCCTGTGTGTTGCTGGTACGCTTTAGCGATGCTACCGAAGCTGAAGAGGCCAAAGCGTATAGCGATGCAGTAGGTGATGACGTAGGCGCAGGCGCTCTGTCGTTACGCTAA
- a CDS encoding patatin-like phospholipase family protein, whose product MTKVKKLDLALQGGGAHGAYTWGVIDRLLADDRIEIEGISGTSAGAMNGVVMADALTRGDKETARQALHDFWQAVSRAGMASPIRRSPMDILTGNWSLDHSPGFIALDLLSRVASPYQLNPLNINPLRDIVAEHIDFDRVRNCQQLKLFVAATNVRTGKQRVFHREEMSVDAVMASACLPFMFQAVEIDGEAYWDGGYMGNPVLFPLMEECSARDILLIQINPISRSEVPTTASAIMNRLNEITFNSALIKEIRMIALLKHALDEQDIENCYQQALFHRISGEQALEELSVSSKSNSEWAFLCHLFEQGQASAERWLSEHFDAIGNYSTLDIDAVYLHE is encoded by the coding sequence ATGACAAAGGTCAAAAAGCTAGACCTCGCGTTACAAGGCGGCGGCGCTCACGGGGCTTATACCTGGGGCGTCATTGACCGCCTTTTGGCAGATGATCGCATTGAAATTGAGGGTATCAGCGGCACCAGCGCCGGGGCGATGAATGGCGTGGTGATGGCCGATGCGCTTACAAGAGGCGATAAAGAGACCGCGCGGCAAGCGCTACACGATTTTTGGCAGGCGGTGAGCCGTGCAGGTATGGCAAGCCCCATCCGCCGCTCCCCTATGGATATATTGACCGGCAACTGGAGCCTGGATCATTCACCCGGTTTTATTGCGTTGGATCTGTTAAGCCGGGTGGCCTCTCCCTATCAACTCAACCCGCTCAACATTAATCCATTACGCGATATAGTCGCCGAACACATTGATTTCGATAGAGTGAGAAATTGCCAGCAGCTCAAGCTGTTTGTGGCGGCCACTAACGTACGCACGGGCAAACAGCGCGTGTTTCATCGTGAAGAGATGAGCGTTGACGCTGTGATGGCCTCTGCCTGCTTACCTTTTATGTTCCAAGCGGTAGAGATCGACGGCGAAGCGTATTGGGATGGCGGCTATATGGGTAATCCGGTGCTGTTCCCGCTTATGGAGGAGTGCAGCGCGCGGGATATTCTACTAATACAAATTAACCCTATCAGCCGCAGTGAGGTTCCCACCACGGCGTCGGCCATTATGAACCGCCTTAACGAGATCACCTTTAACTCAGCACTGATTAAAGAGATACGCATGATCGCGTTGCTTAAGCACGCGCTGGACGAGCAAGACATTGAAAACTGCTACCAACAGGCTTTGTTCCACCGCATCAGCGGTGAACAGGCGCTAGAAGAGCTCTCTGTCTCCAGCAAATCCAATTCCGAGTGGGCTTTTCTATGCCATTTGTTTGAACAGGGCCAAGCGTCCGCTGAACGCTGGTTAAGCGAACACTTTGATGCCATCGGCAATTACTCCACTCTTGATATAGATGCCGTCTACTTACATGAATAG
- a CDS encoding CZB domain-containing protein: MFTFMHPFQKIRRLEQEIADLRVQLESATPSLSCRLLNQMKPAQSIGMLQARGADMLAALNIGIQEYADQLAGERSTLTETANLIAAAEQAVNTLDQRCLDTEHVEALPPLVLAKTLHALNQLQVALSRNAGHAQALAVSTALETAHSQGLLGSAETSSQQSPGLAAIADDVHRLALNMHQFSHQLSLLMDQVNSQVREHSQAVVKKRLADDEIAHAAQTAKQALHQLTDQTLHMHKVIHHSATAAFLHSAKLDHAVWKCRLYKQLLSANTDTPLEDHHQCRLGRWHQHGEGYQRYVCTEAYRALAAPHRRMHESGAEALKFARLGDRNGQLAALGVMEEASQQLALQLDNLMEHAIFEAPYSPSQHSPLAGAP, from the coding sequence ATGTTCACCTTTATGCACCCTTTTCAAAAAATTCGCCGCCTGGAACAGGAAATCGCCGATTTACGCGTTCAGCTTGAATCTGCTACGCCTTCCCTAAGTTGCCGCTTGTTAAACCAGATGAAACCGGCGCAATCTATCGGCATGTTACAGGCGAGGGGGGCAGATATGCTCGCTGCGCTAAATATCGGCATTCAGGAATACGCCGACCAGCTTGCCGGTGAGCGCTCCACATTAACCGAAACGGCTAATTTAATCGCCGCAGCTGAACAAGCCGTCAATACCCTTGATCAGCGTTGCCTCGACACAGAGCATGTCGAAGCGTTGCCCCCGTTAGTGCTAGCCAAAACCTTACATGCCCTAAACCAATTGCAGGTCGCCCTCTCGCGGAATGCGGGCCATGCCCAAGCGTTAGCGGTTAGCACGGCGCTTGAAACAGCCCATAGCCAAGGCCTACTTGGCAGTGCTGAAACCTCTAGCCAGCAGTCTCCAGGGCTGGCAGCCATTGCCGATGATGTGCACCGCTTAGCGCTAAATATGCATCAATTTAGCCACCAGCTCAGCTTGCTGATGGATCAGGTTAATAGCCAAGTAAGAGAGCACTCCCAAGCCGTGGTGAAAAAGCGTTTGGCCGACGATGAGATCGCCCATGCGGCGCAAACAGCTAAGCAGGCATTGCATCAACTTACTGATCAAACCCTGCACATGCACAAAGTGATTCATCACAGCGCTACTGCGGCATTTTTACACTCTGCTAAGCTTGATCATGCGGTGTGGAAATGCCGGCTTTATAAGCAGCTACTATCTGCCAACACAGATACCCCGTTAGAAGACCATCACCAATGTCGTTTAGGCCGCTGGCATCAGCACGGTGAAGGCTACCAGCGCTACGTTTGCACCGAGGCTTATCGAGCGCTGGCAGCACCGCACCGCCGCATGCACGAAAGCGGCGCTGAAGCGCTTAAATTTGCCCGCTTGGGCGACCGCAATGGGCAACTGGCCGCCTTAGGCGTGATGGAAGAAGCCAGCCAGCAGCTTGCCCTTCAACTGGACAACCTCATGGAACACGCCATATTCGAGGCGCCATACTCACCTAGCCAACACTCACCGCTAGCGGGGGCTCCTTAG
- a CDS encoding murein L,D-transpeptidase catalytic domain family protein: MALRLNVATLLFSLPLTLFTLPLHAASFFAQVDSTPPRGVLPLHHQLQQLAPQASPDALRLAAQALNCAEPNAERLAVIDYSLPSTEPRLWVFDLRQHKLLFEELVSHGQGSGDAQAETFSNTPDSHQSSIGLFRTLNSYYGRNGYSLRLEGLEPNVNDLAFERAIVIHGADYVSDAFITQTGRLGRSHGCPAVSEDVTYPLIDSLKEDQYVFAYYPDAEWLATSAFLGCTAEAAQLARR, from the coding sequence ATGGCTCTTCGTTTAAATGTTGCCACGTTATTATTTTCGCTACCTCTTACATTATTTACATTACCGCTACACGCCGCCAGTTTCTTCGCCCAAGTAGATTCAACGCCCCCACGTGGCGTACTGCCGTTACACCATCAGTTGCAGCAGCTCGCCCCCCAGGCCTCACCCGATGCGCTGCGTTTAGCCGCTCAAGCGCTTAACTGCGCCGAACCCAATGCCGAGCGCCTGGCGGTGATCGATTACTCCTTGCCGTCTACCGAGCCACGCCTGTGGGTATTTGATTTGCGCCAGCATAAACTGCTCTTCGAAGAGCTTGTCTCTCACGGACAAGGTTCCGGCGACGCCCAAGCAGAAACGTTTTCCAATACCCCCGATAGCCATCAATCCAGTATTGGCCTGTTTCGCACTCTGAACAGCTACTATGGGCGCAACGGCTATTCACTGCGCCTGGAGGGCCTTGAACCCAACGTCAACGACTTGGCGTTTGAGCGCGCTATTGTTATCCACGGCGCTGACTATGTAAGCGACGCCTTTATCACCCAAACGGGAAGACTCGGACGCAGTCATGGCTGTCCGGCGGTAAGTGAAGACGTGACTTATCCGCTGATCGACAGCCTAAAAGAGGATCAGTATGTCTTCGCTTATTATCCCGATGCCGAGTGGCTTGCCACCTCAGCATTTCTAGGCTGCACAGCGGAGGCCGCACAGCTTGCCCGGCGCTAA
- a CDS encoding L,D-transpeptidase family protein has translation MNEIQPLRQWAIGVALCLTLTHSPLSTSYAHADSEPLQQALAQQLSSVEAQRLPVAEFYQLRDGQPAWQSASTVESLVAALNSLETDGLAPEDYHADTLIDDFQRSQASDQVAQASFDIKATLSLLLALDHVERGKVNPRDVEPQWDAQRPERRYSLLRVVHAVDNRTLDNAIALARPSSVEYQQLRNALKQHYQLANLGSVPYLAARDESLRPGDEADDVSVLRQRLALWGEADLQVADSSAYPMIGVQAASNRRTFDASLEAAVRRFQRLHLLQEDGVVGEQTRLALNTSVASRIDQLRVNLERARWIRPMQSAEPRVWVDIAGYRMHYVRPNGQHWDARVVVGRPTRETPIIHSTISHLTINPSWTIPPTIMREDVLPQVLADIDYLVRKNIQVISPMGEPLAAEEIDWQRPGSVMLRQVAGAGNPLGRVVVRFPNDDMIYLHDTPARGLFQRDQRALSSGCIRVEGVAELAQMLLQDTGSRYQMSSLLKGGSDHNVSLSQRIPIALHYLTAWPNADGEVEFRPDIYRRDATLLAALRLSV, from the coding sequence ATGAACGAGATACAGCCACTAAGACAATGGGCGATAGGGGTCGCTCTATGTCTCACGCTTACCCACAGCCCTTTAAGCACTAGCTATGCGCATGCGGACTCAGAGCCGTTACAACAGGCACTAGCCCAGCAATTAAGCAGCGTGGAAGCGCAGCGGCTACCCGTTGCTGAGTTTTATCAACTGCGCGATGGTCAACCCGCCTGGCAGTCGGCGAGCACTGTTGAGTCATTGGTCGCTGCACTCAATAGCTTGGAAACCGACGGCTTGGCACCCGAAGATTACCACGCTGACACGCTGATTGATGATTTTCAGCGCAGCCAGGCAAGCGATCAAGTCGCCCAGGCATCGTTTGATATTAAAGCGACTCTGTCGCTGCTGCTGGCGCTGGATCATGTAGAGCGCGGCAAGGTAAATCCGCGTGATGTCGAACCCCAGTGGGATGCGCAACGCCCAGAGCGACGCTACTCACTGTTACGCGTTGTGCATGCTGTCGATAACCGTACGCTTGATAACGCTATCGCGTTGGCCCGACCCTCATCAGTTGAATATCAGCAGTTGCGCAACGCCCTGAAGCAGCATTATCAGTTGGCTAATTTAGGTAGCGTGCCCTACCTAGCGGCGCGGGATGAGTCGCTTCGCCCAGGCGATGAGGCCGACGATGTCAGCGTGTTGCGTCAACGTCTAGCGCTGTGGGGAGAGGCTGATTTGCAGGTGGCTGATAGCAGTGCTTATCCAATGATTGGTGTGCAGGCGGCGTCTAATCGGCGCACCTTTGATGCATCGCTAGAAGCTGCAGTGAGGCGTTTTCAGCGCCTCCATTTGCTGCAGGAAGATGGCGTGGTGGGCGAACAAACTCGCCTGGCGTTGAACACCTCTGTGGCGTCTAGAATCGATCAGTTGCGTGTCAATTTAGAGCGCGCTCGGTGGATCCGTCCGATGCAGTCTGCTGAGCCACGGGTATGGGTCGACATTGCAGGCTACCGGATGCACTACGTACGCCCGAACGGCCAGCACTGGGATGCCCGTGTGGTGGTAGGGAGGCCGACTCGTGAGACGCCGATTATTCACTCTACGATCAGCCATTTAACCATCAACCCCTCCTGGACAATCCCGCCAACGATTATGCGTGAGGATGTGTTGCCCCAGGTGCTTGCCGATATCGACTACTTGGTGCGTAAAAATATCCAGGTGATTAGCCCCATGGGCGAACCGCTTGCTGCAGAAGAGATCGACTGGCAGCGCCCTGGCAGCGTTATGTTGCGCCAAGTGGCGGGGGCGGGTAATCCGCTAGGTCGCGTTGTGGTACGGTTTCCCAACGATGACATGATCTATTTGCATGACACTCCCGCACGGGGTTTATTCCAGCGCGATCAGCGTGCACTCAGTTCAGGCTGTATTCGGGTTGAAGGTGTTGCTGAGCTAGCGCAAATGCTGCTGCAAGATACTGGCAGTCGTTATCAAATGAGTTCGCTGTTAAAGGGTGGGAGTGATCATAATGTGAGTTTATCCCAGCGCATTCCCATTGCGCTGCATTATTTAACTGCATGGCCGAATGCCGATGGTGAAGTGGAGTTTAGGCCTGATATCTACCGTCGTGATGCAACGTTACTGGCTGCATTGCGGCTTTCGGTCTAG